From Butyricimonas paravirosa, one genomic window encodes:
- a CDS encoding N-acetyl sugar amidotransferase, producing the protein MEDKYQICTNCVMDTTDSKIVFDENGVCDHCNTFNKDIKPFWNQRDGDKRKLYDIVNKIKEWGKGKDYDCLLGMSGGIDSSYLLYYAVEELGLRPLVFHIDTGWNTDLSIYNVHTLVEKLGVKLHTVTIDWEEMADLQLAFFKSGVPHIDTPQDHACFATMYQFASKYNIPYILTGGNYSTECIRNPKEWMYYQSDVRQLKDIHKKFGTKPLKKFPLTNILWHKFYLPYIKGVRLIRMLDLIPYNKEEAIRTLEEKFGYQKYPQKHFEDFFTRWYESYWLYERFGYDVRRVQLSSLILTGQISREKALDILATKPYDVSSIDKDTAYIAEKLGVSYQEIMSYMVLDKKTYKDYKSQQSIYNVGTSISRLLGIEKGGKR; encoded by the coding sequence ATGGAAGATAAATATCAGATTTGTACTAATTGTGTGATGGATACAACCGATTCAAAAATTGTCTTTGATGAGAATGGTGTTTGTGATCATTGCAACACGTTTAACAAGGATATAAAACCTTTTTGGAATCAACGTGATGGTGATAAACGTAAATTGTATGATATCGTAAATAAGATAAAGGAATGGGGGAAAGGTAAGGATTATGATTGTTTGTTGGGTATGAGTGGAGGAATAGATAGTTCTTATTTACTATATTATGCTGTAGAGGAGTTAGGTTTGCGTCCTTTGGTATTCCATATTGATACTGGCTGGAATACGGATTTGTCGATTTATAATGTTCATACTCTTGTTGAGAAATTAGGAGTGAAACTTCATACTGTAACTATTGATTGGGAAGAGATGGCTGATTTACAATTGGCATTTTTTAAATCAGGCGTGCCACATATAGATACACCTCAAGATCATGCTTGTTTCGCAACAATGTATCAGTTCGCTTCTAAATATAATATTCCTTACATATTAACAGGAGGAAATTATTCAACAGAGTGTATAAGAAATCCGAAAGAATGGATGTATTATCAATCAGATGTACGTCAATTGAAAGATATTCATAAAAAATTTGGAACTAAACCTTTGAAAAAATTTCCATTGACGAATATTTTGTGGCATAAATTTTATTTGCCTTATATAAAAGGGGTTCGATTAATACGAATGTTAGATTTGATCCCGTATAATAAGGAGGAAGCTATTCGTACTTTAGAAGAAAAATTTGGTTATCAAAAATATCCTCAAAAACATTTTGAGGATTTCTTTACGAGATGGTATGAATCTTATTGGCTTTATGAAAGATTTGGGTATGATGTGAGAAGGGTACAATTGTCTAGTTTGATTCTTACAGGACAGATTAGTAGAGAAAAAGCTTTAGATATATTAGCAACAAAACCATACGATGTCTCTTCTATAGATAAAGATACTGCTTATATTGCAGAGAAACTAGGTGTGTCTTATCAAGAAATTATGAGTTATATGGTGTTAGATAAAAAGACGTATAAAGATTATAAATCTCAACAGTCGATTTATAACGTAGGGACATCCATATCACGTTTGCTAGGTATAGAAAAGGGAGGAAAAAGATAA
- a CDS encoding type II toxin-antitoxin system RelE/ParE family toxin, whose translation MEVIWTKKAIESFKELAFYLNNSFGKDITASIIGKVTRRVNDLLRNPLLGKEYESSNFLKYEFRFFVINKQTKVFYFIQGEFVYIVLVFDVRQDIRRIHEMLSSIK comes from the coding sequence ATGGAGGTAATTTGGACGAAAAAGGCAATAGAAAGTTTTAAAGAATTGGCTTTTTATTTAAATAATTCTTTCGGAAAAGATATTACAGCTTCTATTATTGGAAAAGTGACAAGGCGTGTAAATGATCTTTTGCGAAATCCTTTGTTAGGGAAGGAGTATGAGTCTAGTAATTTTTTGAAATATGAATTTCGGTTCTTTGTAATTAATAAACAAACCAAAGTTTTTTATTTTATTCAAGGTGAGTTTGTTTATATCGTGTTGGTGTTTGATGTTCGTCAGGATATCCGAAGAATTCATGAGATGTTATCTTCTATAAAATAA
- a CDS encoding bi-domain-containing oxidoreductase: MKQIIQDLKSGATVLEEVPVPQVKSGYVLIQTTRTLVSLGTERMLVEFGKANLIDKARQQPDKVKQVLDKIKTDGLQPTLEAVFNKLGQPLPLGYCNVGKVVAVGRGVTEFVVGDRVASNGNHAEYVCVPKNLVAKIPDNVTDEEATFTVIGSIGLQGIRLLNPQLGECVVVVGLGLIGLVAAELLKANGCKVIGVDFDQQKVDIAKNKGIYAINPKNGIDPVKYVEEITGGVGADGVLITASAKGDEVIHQACLMSRKRGRVVLVGVIGLNMRRDDFYKKELSFQVSCSYGAGRYDDEYENKGHDYPLAYVRWTEKRNFETILGAISSKILDVQPLITEEVDLANYAEIYGDMRKHGSIASILKFPVDSTIERVVPVGENRVMVGSGKLGIIGAGNFASATIIPALQKVNAPIKYIASAQGLTAKVLAKKAKAENATSDYRVMLNDPEINMVIITTRHNLHASMVMETLEAGKSVFVEKPLCLNEEELQNIENAYMKANDKITLTVGFNRRFSPFAVKMKALVGGGPKNIVATMNAGYIPLEVWVQDMEVGGGRIIGEACHFIDLCSFLADSKVIAVCMNALGENPQENTDNVSILLKYENGTNAVINYFANGSKSYAKERVEVFSQEKVLVLDNWRRLEGFGVKGFSKMTGTMDKGHKRQFALLNERVQKGGEALIPFESIVNTTRASFACIESLKKKAWVEIR; encoded by the coding sequence ATGAAACAAATTATACAAGATCTTAAGTCGGGAGCGACAGTTTTGGAAGAAGTTCCGGTTCCACAGGTAAAGAGTGGCTATGTGTTGATTCAAACAACTAGAACGTTAGTTTCGTTGGGAACGGAACGGATGTTGGTTGAGTTTGGGAAGGCGAATTTGATTGATAAGGCTCGGCAGCAACCGGATAAGGTGAAACAGGTGTTGGATAAGATTAAGACGGATGGATTGCAACCGACTTTGGAAGCTGTATTTAATAAGTTGGGACAACCTCTTCCATTAGGATATTGTAATGTGGGGAAAGTTGTAGCTGTGGGAAGAGGTGTAACGGAGTTTGTGGTTGGAGATCGGGTGGCTTCCAATGGAAATCATGCGGAGTATGTTTGTGTTCCCAAGAATTTGGTGGCTAAGATTCCGGATAATGTGACGGATGAAGAGGCTACGTTTACGGTGATTGGTTCTATCGGTTTACAAGGGATTCGTTTGTTAAATCCTCAACTGGGGGAGTGTGTTGTTGTTGTTGGATTGGGATTGATTGGATTGGTTGCGGCAGAATTACTAAAGGCAAATGGCTGTAAGGTGATCGGGGTAGATTTCGATCAACAGAAGGTGGATATTGCAAAAAATAAAGGTATATATGCGATTAATCCTAAGAATGGGATTGATCCTGTGAAATATGTTGAAGAGATAACCGGAGGTGTTGGAGCGGATGGAGTGCTTATTACAGCTTCAGCTAAAGGAGATGAGGTGATTCATCAAGCTTGTTTAATGTCTCGCAAGAGAGGGCGTGTGGTGTTGGTAGGTGTGATCGGGTTAAACATGAGAAGAGATGATTTTTATAAAAAAGAGTTATCTTTTCAGGTATCCTGTTCGTACGGTGCCGGAAGATATGATGACGAGTATGAAAATAAAGGACATGATTACCCGTTAGCCTATGTGCGATGGACGGAAAAGAGAAATTTTGAAACGATACTTGGTGCAATATCATCTAAGATACTGGATGTACAACCTCTGATTACGGAAGAGGTGGATCTGGCCAATTATGCGGAGATCTATGGAGATATGCGTAAACATGGATCGATAGCTTCAATCTTAAAATTTCCGGTGGATTCAACCATTGAGAGAGTTGTTCCTGTTGGGGAGAATCGTGTGATGGTTGGAAGTGGTAAGTTAGGAATTATTGGGGCCGGGAATTTTGCATCTGCAACAATTATTCCTGCATTGCAAAAAGTAAATGCTCCAATAAAATATATTGCCAGTGCGCAGGGATTGACAGCGAAAGTTTTAGCCAAGAAAGCCAAAGCGGAGAATGCGACTTCTGATTATCGTGTCATGTTGAATGATCCGGAAATAAATATGGTAATTATTACAACAAGACATAATTTACATGCTTCGATGGTGATGGAAACTTTGGAGGCAGGTAAGAGTGTTTTTGTTGAAAAACCGCTTTGTTTGAACGAGGAGGAATTACAAAATATAGAAAATGCGTACATGAAGGCGAACGACAAAATAACGCTGACCGTTGGTTTTAATCGTCGTTTTTCTCCGTTTGCGGTAAAAATGAAAGCATTGGTTGGTGGTGGACCTAAAAATATCGTGGCAACAATGAATGCCGGATATATTCCGCTAGAAGTGTGGGTGCAAGATATGGAAGTGGGGGGAGGACGTATTATAGGTGAAGCTTGTCATTTTATTGATTTGTGTTCTTTCCTTGCCGATAGTAAGGTGATCGCTGTTTGTATGAATGCATTGGGAGAGAACCCGCAAGAGAATACAGATAACGTTTCGATTTTATTGAAATATGAAAATGGTACGAATGCCGTGATTAATTATTTTGCTAATGGGTCGAAATCTTATGCGAAAGAGCGTGTCGAGGTATTCTCGCAAGAAAAGGTGTTGGTGTTGGATAATTGGAGGAGACTGGAAGGGTTTGGCGTGAAAGGATTCTCAAAAATGACGGGGACGATGGATAAAGGACATAAACGTCAATTTGCTTTATTGAATGAGAGGGTGCAGAAGGGAGGAGAGGCATTAATTCCATTTGAAAGTATTGTAAATACGACTCGTGCTTCTTTTGCTTGTATCGAAAGTTTAAAGAAGAAGGCTTGGGTTGAGATTAGATAA
- a CDS encoding glycosyltransferase family 4 protein: MKILFLTFYFEPDLCAGSFRNTPLFRELLRQMDEKDWIHVITTQPNRYQSFHVEGQAREIGDNYKIDRIRIPEHKSGFVDQARSFRVFYKEALRLAGRERYDLVYASSSRLFTAFLGRRIAGKQGIPLYLDIRDIFVDTIKDVFKGREVIRIPAGICFEWIERYTFSGAKHINLVSEGFKTYFEKYRKPVYSYFTNGIDDIFLDVPKSKRQAAEVKVITYAGNIGSGQGLEKVIPMAAKKLGDRYFFRIIGDGGIKTLLKDRIKELGVRNVELLDPVSREKLIGYYNDSDFLFLHLNDLEAFKKVLPSKLFEYAAFDKPIIAGVGGYASQFIRENLSNYILFAPTDVESMVEQILKFDRGNQEQGDFVNKFARKNIMKEMARSILECR; encoded by the coding sequence ATGAAAATTTTATTCTTAACTTTTTATTTTGAACCGGATCTTTGTGCCGGGTCATTTCGTAATACACCGTTATTTCGAGAGTTATTACGCCAGATGGATGAGAAAGATTGGATTCATGTGATTACGACACAACCGAATCGTTATCAGTCTTTTCATGTCGAGGGGCAAGCGAGGGAAATTGGTGATAATTATAAGATAGATCGGATTCGTATTCCGGAACACAAGAGTGGCTTTGTTGATCAAGCTCGTTCTTTTCGGGTGTTTTATAAAGAGGCGTTGCGATTGGCGGGAAGAGAGCGTTATGATTTAGTGTATGCTTCTTCTTCAAGATTGTTTACTGCTTTTTTAGGTAGAAGAATTGCTGGAAAACAGGGTATTCCTTTGTATTTGGATATACGAGATATTTTTGTTGATACGATCAAGGATGTATTCAAGGGGAGGGAGGTGATCCGGATTCCGGCCGGGATTTGTTTTGAATGGATTGAACGATATACATTTTCGGGGGCCAAGCATATTAATTTAGTTTCGGAAGGATTTAAAACGTATTTCGAAAAATACAGAAAACCTGTTTATTCGTATTTTACGAATGGAATAGATGATATTTTTCTTGATGTCCCGAAGTCTAAGCGGCAAGCTGCTGAAGTGAAAGTTATTACTTATGCCGGAAATATCGGGAGTGGACAAGGATTAGAAAAGGTAATCCCAATGGCAGCTAAAAAATTAGGAGATCGCTATTTTTTCAGGATTATCGGGGATGGTGGAATTAAGACATTGTTGAAAGATAGAATAAAAGAATTGGGAGTTCGTAATGTGGAGTTGTTAGATCCGGTGTCAAGAGAAAAATTGATAGGGTATTATAATGATTCTGATTTTCTGTTTTTGCATTTGAATGATTTGGAGGCATTTAAAAAAGTGCTTCCGTCAAAATTGTTTGAATATGCGGCATTTGACAAGCCTATTATAGCGGGCGTTGGCGGTTATGCTAGTCAATTTATTCGAGAAAATTTGAGTAATTATATATTGTTTGCACCAACTGATGTTGAGAGTATGGTGGAACAAATATTGAAATTTGACAGAGGGAATCAAGAACAGGGTGATTTTGTTAACAAGTTTGCCCGGAAAAATATAATGAAAGAGATGGCACGCTCTATTCTTGAGTGTCGTTAG
- a CDS encoding MraY family glycosyltransferase — protein sequence MYYLVVFVVLLGVELLYFRVADYFNIIDKPNERSSHTRITLRGGGIVFYVGALVYFVASGFSFPWFMLGLTLIAGVSFVDDVRSVTQRVRLVVHFVAMLLMFYQWGMVSLPWWYVLVALVVCTGIINAYNFMDGINGITGGYSLVVLGGLAYVNGWVVPFVDEKMIYTMMVAVLVFDGFNFRRKAKCFAGDVGAVSIAFVILFLLGRLILETGDWSYIIFLAVYGVDSVLTIIHRLMLHENIGLPHRKHMYQLMANELKIPHVVVSLVYMGVQAVIVAVYLAMPGMHYACLGGSVAVLGIGYVLFMRKYFKLHLVIK from the coding sequence TTGTATTATTTGGTGGTATTTGTGGTGCTACTGGGGGTAGAGTTGCTCTATTTTCGGGTGGCGGACTATTTTAATATTATTGACAAGCCGAACGAGAGGAGTTCTCACACGAGGATTACGTTGCGGGGAGGGGGAATTGTGTTTTACGTGGGGGCATTGGTTTATTTTGTGGCTAGTGGGTTTAGTTTTCCGTGGTTTATGTTGGGGTTGACGTTGATTGCCGGGGTGAGTTTCGTGGATGATGTGCGATCCGTGACGCAACGGGTGAGGCTGGTAGTGCATTTTGTGGCGATGCTATTGATGTTTTACCAGTGGGGAATGGTGTCATTGCCTTGGTGGTACGTGTTGGTGGCTTTGGTTGTCTGCACGGGGATCATTAATGCTTATAATTTCATGGATGGAATTAACGGGATCACGGGAGGGTATAGTCTGGTGGTGTTGGGAGGATTGGCATACGTGAATGGATGGGTTGTTCCTTTTGTTGACGAGAAGATGATTTACACGATGATGGTGGCGGTGTTGGTGTTTGATGGGTTTAATTTCAGGCGGAAAGCGAAGTGCTTTGCCGGGGATGTGGGGGCGGTGAGCATTGCTTTCGTGATTTTGTTTTTACTGGGGCGGTTGATTTTGGAAACGGGGGATTGGAGTTATATTATATTTTTGGCGGTTTACGGGGTGGATAGTGTACTGACAATCATACATCGGTTGATGTTACACGAGAATATCGGGTTACCGCATCGGAAGCACATGTACCAGTTGATGGCGAACGAGTTGAAGATTCCTCACGTGGTGGTTTCTTTGGTGTATATGGGGGTGCAAGCCGTGATAGTAGCGGTTTATCTGGCTATGCCGGGGATGCATTATGCCTGTTTGGGAGGAAGTGTTGCCGTATTGGGAATAGGGTATGTGTTGTTTATGAGAAAGTATTTCAAATTACATTTGGTGATAAAGTGA
- a CDS encoding alginate lyase family protein: MSTFSKIDILWNTVKYLKPIQWRYRAKLWWQRFFPQKLQSLDTTPDRQILNFVPSIPNEITYLGDNTFQFLNLQKSFGEQVDWEFVEFGRLWGYNLNYFEFLNQKGIDVREGKKLIQDFIQHLPKARMGMEPYPLSLRSINWIRFLSCNGINDVDIDAVLYAQLKLLIHKLEYHLLGNHLLENGFALLFGAYYFNDPVFYKKAKAILIPELQEQVLGDGGHFERSPMYHCIMLYRVLDCYNLVRNNALFGKELEDTLKEKAEVMLGWLEKVVYSDRRIPLLNDAAVGIAPTAKELNEYGQRLGIFCGKKVRLKESGYRKVQWGKFELFIDVGEVGPDYQPGHAHADTFSFELYINGRPVIVDTGTSTYEVNNTRFYERSTAAHNTVVVSGQNSSQVWAGHRVARRARVKVLCDEEERVIAVHDGYKRLRCLHTRKVEKMKEHIRIVDEIDCEGMAYLHFMPKENIVLDGNRLLGSDYCIEFKGAREIEPFTSMYASEFNKREERRSFRVSFDRRLETIIQ, encoded by the coding sequence ATGTCAACTTTTAGTAAGATTGATATACTATGGAATACGGTTAAGTACTTAAAACCGATTCAGTGGCGTTATCGTGCTAAGTTGTGGTGGCAACGATTCTTTCCACAAAAATTGCAATCATTAGATACGACTCCTGATAGGCAAATATTGAATTTTGTACCGTCGATCCCGAATGAAATCACGTATTTAGGTGACAATACTTTTCAATTTTTAAATTTGCAGAAATCTTTTGGAGAGCAAGTTGATTGGGAATTTGTTGAGTTTGGAAGATTGTGGGGATATAATTTGAACTATTTTGAGTTTTTGAATCAAAAAGGTATAGACGTGAGGGAAGGGAAAAAATTGATTCAAGATTTCATTCAACATCTTCCAAAAGCCAGAATGGGGATGGAGCCTTACCCTTTGTCATTAAGGTCTATAAATTGGATTCGTTTTTTGTCGTGTAATGGTATAAATGATGTTGATATTGATGCTGTTTTATACGCACAATTGAAATTGTTAATCCATAAACTTGAATATCATTTGTTAGGAAACCATTTGTTGGAAAATGGTTTTGCATTATTGTTCGGAGCTTATTATTTTAATGATCCAGTTTTCTATAAGAAGGCAAAAGCGATACTGATACCGGAATTGCAGGAACAGGTGTTGGGTGATGGAGGGCATTTTGAGAGGAGTCCAATGTATCATTGTATCATGTTGTATCGGGTGTTAGATTGCTATAATTTGGTACGTAATAATGCTTTGTTCGGAAAGGAGTTGGAAGATACTCTGAAAGAAAAGGCAGAGGTTATGTTGGGGTGGTTGGAAAAAGTTGTTTATAGTGATAGAAGGATTCCACTACTGAATGATGCAGCGGTGGGAATAGCCCCGACAGCCAAGGAATTAAATGAATATGGCCAACGATTGGGGATATTTTGTGGTAAAAAAGTGAGATTGAAAGAGTCCGGGTATCGGAAGGTTCAATGGGGAAAGTTCGAATTGTTTATTGATGTAGGGGAAGTTGGACCGGATTATCAGCCGGGGCATGCACATGCGGATACATTTAGTTTTGAGTTATATATCAATGGCCGGCCTGTCATTGTCGATACCGGAACTTCCACGTACGAGGTAAATAATACTCGTTTTTATGAAAGAAGTACTGCGGCTCATAATACGGTGGTTGTATCCGGACAAAATTCCAGTCAGGTTTGGGCGGGACATCGTGTGGCTCGACGGGCAAGGGTTAAAGTCCTTTGCGATGAAGAAGAACGTGTTATTGCCGTGCATGATGGCTATAAACGTTTGAGGTGTTTGCATACCCGTAAAGTGGAAAAGATGAAAGAACATATTCGGATTGTTGATGAAATTGATTGTGAGGGGATGGCTTATTTACATTTTATGCCGAAAGAGAATATCGTTTTAGATGGCAACAGGCTTCTCGGATCGGATTATTGTATAGAGTTCAAAGGGGCCCGTGAGATTGAACCATTCACGTCTATGTACGCTTCCGAATTTAATAAAAGAGAAGAAAGACGAAGCTTCCGTGTTTCTTTTGATAGGAGGCTAGAGACTATTATACAATGA
- a CDS encoding NAD-dependent epimerase/dehydratase family protein, with protein MNILITGIHGFVGSNLVSSLKERHVLYGLDIVAPEKEGVMRTYSWEELERIEGIDAIVHLAGKAHDTKNEALAETYFTINTGLTQKVFDFFMKSSAKKFIFFSSVKAAADFVVGDKLTEEVIPTPKGPYGESKIAAENYILEQLKIENGELKMQGKKVYILRPCMIHGPGNKGNLNLLYSVVKKGLPWPLGDFENRRSFTSVDNLCYVVNGLIEKEVPSGIYHMADDEALSTNELIREMCEVMGKKAHIWRMNKGLMKECAGLGTLLRLPLNLERLKKLTENYVVSNEKIKRALGIERMPVTAVEGLRKTIRSFTNCKF; from the coding sequence ATGAATATTCTTATTACAGGAATCCACGGTTTCGTGGGTTCTAATCTTGTGTCGTCTTTAAAAGAGCGGCATGTTCTTTATGGTTTGGATATTGTTGCCCCGGAAAAAGAGGGGGTAATGAGGACGTATTCGTGGGAAGAATTGGAGAGAATAGAGGGGATAGATGCGATTGTTCATTTGGCAGGGAAGGCGCATGATACGAAAAATGAGGCGTTGGCGGAGACGTATTTTACGATAAATACGGGATTGACACAGAAGGTATTTGATTTTTTCATGAAGTCTTCGGCGAAGAAGTTTATTTTCTTTAGTTCGGTGAAGGCGGCAGCGGATTTTGTGGTGGGGGATAAGTTGACGGAGGAGGTGATCCCGACTCCGAAGGGCCCCTACGGGGAAAGTAAGATTGCGGCGGAGAATTACATACTAGAACAATTGAAAATTGAAAATGGAGAATTGAAAATGCAGGGGAAGAAGGTGTATATTTTGCGACCTTGCATGATTCATGGGCCGGGGAATAAGGGGAATTTGAATTTGCTGTATAGTGTGGTGAAGAAAGGGTTACCGTGGCCGTTGGGGGATTTCGAGAACAGGAGGTCGTTTACTTCGGTGGATAATCTTTGTTACGTGGTGAATGGATTGATTGAAAAGGAGGTCCCGTCAGGGATTTATCACATGGCGGATGATGAGGCGTTGTCGACGAACGAGTTGATCCGGGAGATGTGTGAGGTGATGGGGAAGAAGGCGCATATTTGGCGGATGAATAAGGGGTTGATGAAGGAGTGTGCGGGGTTGGGGACTTTGTTACGTTTGCCGTTGAATTTGGAGCGGTTGAAGAAATTGACGGAGAATTATGTTGTCTCGAATGAGAAGATCAAGAGGGCATTGGGTATTGAGCGGATGCCGGTGACGGCGGTGGAGGGATTGAGGAAGACGATAAGGTCGTTTACTAATTGTAAATTTTAG
- a CDS encoding ATP-binding protein — MIKRKLRDIIEKRLFDGKAILLMGPRQVGKTTLLKELFEGREDVMWLNGDELDVQALFEGVSATRLKAMFGRKKIIIIDEAQRIPDIGLRLKLVIDQIKDVQLIATGSSAFELATKTGEPLTGRKWEYKMYPLSFGEMVDEHGLLDEKRMIPHRLIFGYYPEVVMRPGEEREILRLLSDSYLYKDVLMSDQINKPDSLVKLLQALAFQVGSQVSYNELAQLCSLDSKTVEKYVILLEQSYVIFRLNSFSRNLRNELKTSKKIYFYDNGIRNALIANFNQIEGRADRGALWENFLISERKKFLEYNRLWGNSWFWRTKEQKEIDLVEERDGKITGYEFKWNPDQKVKIPRLFLDSYENSDFQVIHRDNCDSFLLEY; from the coding sequence ATGATCAAACGGAAGTTACGGGATATTATAGAAAAGAGGCTTTTTGATGGTAAGGCGATATTGTTAATGGGTCCTAGACAGGTTGGGAAAACAACTTTATTGAAAGAGCTTTTTGAAGGTCGGGAGGATGTTATGTGGCTAAATGGCGATGAGTTGGATGTACAGGCGTTGTTTGAAGGGGTTTCGGCAACTCGTTTGAAGGCAATGTTTGGTCGTAAAAAAATAATCATTATTGATGAAGCTCAACGAATTCCTGATATAGGTTTACGTTTGAAGTTGGTGATAGACCAAATAAAAGATGTACAATTGATCGCTACAGGAAGTTCTGCATTTGAATTGGCGACTAAAACGGGAGAACCTTTGACCGGGAGAAAATGGGAGTACAAGATGTACCCACTCTCTTTTGGCGAGATGGTAGATGAGCATGGATTACTAGATGAGAAAAGAATGATCCCGCATCGACTGATCTTTGGTTATTATCCGGAAGTCGTGATGCGTCCGGGAGAAGAACGGGAGATTTTAAGATTATTGTCTGATAGTTATTTGTATAAAGATGTATTGATGTCGGATCAAATCAATAAGCCTGATAGTCTGGTCAAATTGTTGCAGGCTCTTGCCTTTCAGGTAGGTAGCCAAGTTTCTTATAATGAATTGGCTCAATTATGTAGCTTGGATTCAAAAACGGTGGAGAAATATGTTATTTTGTTAGAACAGTCTTATGTTATTTTCAGATTGAATTCTTTTAGTCGAAACTTAAGAAATGAACTGAAAACCAGTAAGAAAATATACTTCTATGATAATGGTATCAGGAATGCTTTAATTGCCAATTTTAATCAAATAGAGGGACGAGCTGATCGGGGTGCTTTGTGGGAGAATTTTTTAATATCAGAAAGGAAAAAGTTTTTGGAGTATAATCGTTTGTGGGGCAATTCATGGTTTTGGCGAACAAAAGAACAAAAAGAGATTGATTTGGTTGAGGAACGAGATGGAAAAATAACAGGATATGAATTTAAATGGAATCCTGATCAGAAAGTGAAAATTCCTCGTTTGTTTTTAGATTCATACGAAAATAGCGACTTCCAAGTGATACATCGGGATAATTGTGATTCGTTTTTGCTCGAATATTGA